Within Physeter macrocephalus isolate SW-GA unplaced genomic scaffold, ASM283717v5 random_1351, whole genome shotgun sequence, the genomic segment GGATTCCCACTTTGGCTCTGGTAAGGTAGGGGAGAATGAGTAAGACCTCATCCAGGCCTTGGGGGCTGGGCTTGCAGGACACAAAGGAACAGAGTAAACgcttttttttgaatgaatgaatgaatgcatgcttGATAAGAATGGAACTTGTATCTGCCTCCAaaggaccccacccccacccccaagataTATTCTGAGGCTGAGATTTTCACCTGCTCATCTAGCACCCCTTCTGCCACACCAAGCCACGCCAAGCTCACCAGTGCTCACAGACCTTTAATCGATAACTGCCTGGCCACACTCCATCACTGCCccaggatggaagggagggataaaGATGTATAGCCAGCTAGATCATGCCAGCTCTGAGTCCAAGAGGGAAGGGCTAGgtcaggctgggacctgggcagGGGGCTCCCGGCCCCAGGCGATGAGGGAGTTGCTGGCCTGGGCAAGCTCGGTGATGGATACCCGGCCCCGCTGTCGGATGAAGTTAGCCATGGCAGCCAGTTCCTCCGGGGTTATGTAGATGAACTTGCCCCGGTCGTCAATCACACCTGTGGGGACATGCAGGTTGTGGGGCTGAGCCCTCCCCACCTGGCCTGAGGatgcccacccacccacccctcctgcctgcctaCTTGGCCTTTCCTGGCTGTATCCAATCTTGACTAGGTGAGTCAAATCGGGCTTCCTTGCCTGTCCTCGTCACTCAAAGCCATCCCCAGGTCTTAGCATGTCCTCCTTGTAACTGCATGCCCCTCCTCAGTACACTGCTCCCCCAACCGGGTGGTCATCCTACCTCTGCAATAAGTCCCTGCATCCCCACGTGGCTAGATACTGCCCAAGGCCAGGGCCCGTAATGACTGATTCTTATCCTCTCACCTGTAAGAGTTCCCTCAGTCAGCAGGTCCTGGATGCGGTTTATGGTGTCCTATGAggagaacagttctcagagcagAGATGGGTGCTGCCATCCCCAGAAAAGGCACTCgcaacctccctcccaccacagccaaatctcctcctct encodes:
- the LOC102980059 gene encoding DDRGK domain-containing protein 1, which codes for EEEERKAREEQAQREHEEYLKLKEAFVVEEEGVGETMTEEQSHSFLAEFINYIKQSKVVLLEDLASQVGLRTQDTINRIQDLLTEGTLTGVIDDRGKFIYITPEELAAMANFIRQRGRVSITELAQASNSLIAWGREPPAQVPA